The DNA sequence TTTGGGTATACGATAACTCAGAGTGGATTAAGAGTAAGGGGCTTTGGAAGAGCGTGCAAGGCTCTTCATGGGACGACGTGGTCCTCAATCCAGCGATGAAAGACAAGCTTGTTCAAGACATTGAAGgtttcttcaacagccgAGAAATGTATGAAAAACTGAAAATCCCTTGGAAGCGTGGCTTGATCTTTCACGGCGTACCTGGAAACGGCAAGACAATATCCATCAAAGCGATCATCAACGCACTTGCTAAACGCTCACATCCTGTCCAATCTCTCTATGTGAAATCACTGGACGCTTGCTCTGGGCCAAAATGGTCAATTAAGCAAATATTTCGAAAGGCCCGCCGAATGGCTCCTTGCCTCCTTATTTTCGAGGATCTTGACAGTCTTGTTGGTGATAATACCCGCAGCTACTTTCTCAACGAggttgatggccttgagtcTAATGACGGTATTCTCATGATCGGCTCTACAAATCACATTGAACAACTAGATCCAGCTGTGACAAAGCGACCCAGTCGATTTGATCGCAAGTACCATTTCAAGCTTCCCGACGAAGATGAGCGCATCGCGTATTGTCATTATTGGCGCCAAAAGTTCAGCGAATCTGATACCGTGGATTTTCCGTACGAAATGTGCACCATTATTGCACAATTGACACAAGAATACAGCTTCGCATATCTAAAAGAACTCTTCGTCACTTCGCTTCTTCTACTTGCCCGAGGTGGCGCCGAAGAATTCAGTGAGATTAAAGACGCTGCGAGCAGCTACTTTAGCAAGGATGCGGTTTGCCAGTCGAGTTCCATTGTGCCTGCCAAAACTACGACAAACGGTGATAATACGAATGAGGATGTCACAGAGCCCAAGTCTTCAGAGGATACCAAACAACCTACGAAGCGGACCGTACCAGAGATCAACATTCCAGTATCACTTCAGGACAATATCTTGTTAAGTATTATCATACTGCAGGCCAAATCACTTCTGGAAGAAATGGATCATGGATCTAGTAGTGCCGCTCAGAAAGTGAGTGGTGCATCCAGACCGCCTCGTATTCGGCTTCCGTGGACTTCGATacttgatgaagaagacgaagattaGTCAAATAGCATATAGCAGTACATTTATTACTCTAAATACAATGAGTACATAAACATGATGTACAGTTCTCATTTCATGTACGCGATAAATCCAACAGTAGCTCTTGTTGATCATTCAGCTGGCTCAATTTGAAATATCTTTCGCAGTTGTAGCTAATAACGTCAGCGGATGTAGCCCAACAAGAGTCATGCATGCATTGTGAAAACTTACCTCCAGCAAGCGGTACCCGTTGCCAGTCTTTGGCAGCCACGGATATACTCACGAATATTATTGTTAAGCTTCTCATCAGTGGTGCTCCAAGGCAATCTGGCTTCAGCCTCAATACAGATCTTGTAGTGATCTTTCAGAAGACCAAGTACTTTGTGAATGGATTGTTCAATAGACATATCATAAGTGTTCATGAACAGCAGGCAAAGATTTTCTAGTTGAGAAACTCGCTAATAATAGCAGCGTTGTTAACTTCAAATCGCCAGTACAGTTGTATATGGGACATCAACTTACAAATTCTTTTTGCAGAGACAAGATCTCATTCAATAGAATTGTCAGCTTAGTGCATTGCAGGACAATCTCTTCCATAGCTTCATGCCTGCGAATCCAATCTGGAAGCGTAAACTCCATGGCATATTCGTTCTGAGTAATACTTGGGATGACTCCAACATCATCGACACGCATTTGGAAATGGTCCCAAGGATTTGGAAGGTGATCCTCTTGGCGAACCTTTTGCTGGTTTCTTACCCCATTGACGTAGTCGTGGAGCTCTTGTTTCAACCGCATAGTGGAAACAGGACTAAGACCAGCCCGGAGGTCTCTCAGAATGGGATAGAGCATCTCCACGGTGCCTCGGGAGCCAGGAGGAGGTGTATAGTTGGGTTCGGGGCCGAGACAATCGTCAATGCACTTATTAGTCTCGGCACAGCACAGTATCGTGCCTTCTCTATCTTCGGTGAGCTCTCCACCGGTATCAATTTCTGTTAAAACCAAGTCAGTATCCAAAAAGTCGCCGACACTAGGTTTTTACTACCGTCGTCCCAAAAGAATATCTATAGATTCTGTTAGCCAGGCTGCTTAAATATAGGCAGTTAAGAATAACAATAACACATACCCAGTACAGAAATTGAGAGAGAGCCaacatcttttcttttctacaGTGTGGATAGTAAATGCCTGCTAACAAGGTATAATTTCCTTGAGCTctgtgttttatttttttctcttttgaaacATTCACACTAACAATATCATTCAGTAACTTCCTTTGGTTGCTTTGGTTAACAATTGATAGAATTAAACTTACGTTTTCAGCCATTCATCAATTTTGACATTGATCTCATCAATGTTTGGCTGGAATTCGCTAGGCCATGCAGGCATCAGTTCTAGGATATATGGCACAAGAATTTTCTTGTTGAGAGCTCTTCTGATAACCTCCCTGCGCTCCCCAGACAGGGTGGCAACATCATCCACGGTCTGACTGGTGCCGGTCATACGATGAAACACAACATCTCTCATAAAAAGGCTAGTTGTGGTGGGTTGACCCATGCTGTGTTAACTGGCAAATGGCCGAGAACTTCGAGTCTCTTGTCAAAGGAGTTGTTGGTTATGATTCCTTCATCTTAAAGGTTCCAAGTTGGTTTGGTGCACACAGGTTTATATGTATCACAAATACTACATAAATCCTTGTTCCCTTGACAGTTTATCCGTCCCAGTTCTTCAAGGTCTTACAGAGCCACATGATTCTTTCATCCATGGACGTTGAAATCCTTCAGTATGGGGCAATATAAGCGGCTTACAAACCCCCATTTGTTCTCAACATACCGCAGGGGTCATCCAGTTCAGAAGTCGCCTATGACTTGGAAAAAATACTCGAAGTTTTTCTAGGCAATGAAGCTTTATAACATACGTATATACCAAGTCAAGGTTTGCTAAATCGCGTCTTATTTGACTTATACTACATTTGCAATGATTACCTGAAACGGTGATATAACACCAGCATGCTGGGAAACTTTTGTGAAGTCTGCCTTGTTGCATGGCGTGATCCTTGTATCAGCCTCAGATTGGCGCTGAAAGTAGATATTACTCCCAGCCATAAGTCAATAATATTAGCAACGGTTTCTCCGGCATCTGAACAGACGCATTTAGTATCTCAGCTGGCGTATTCAGCTGGCGTATTCAGCATACAAGCAGGCGTATCTACTAGCTGATTTGTAATTAACCGTATACAGCAAAGCATGATGGTAATCCTTGTCATGTGCTCTGATCTTATTTTAATTGCCAAATCCTCCATACATTTGGATATATAATACGCCAACTTACGTACTAAATACGCTGGTTTACATCCGATTCCGTCCCTAATACTATTTGGTCGAACCTCTAAAACAAGGTTATCTCATAACCACAAATCTACAAGTAAATATCTTATTCCCATGACTCATTCCCATGGGTACCGCCAAACTCACAGTATGCTAGCTCACAGCCATTTTAACTCGTTGCCATCATGCTCTTGGCAGCATGCGAATAAGACGGTTGACTTGCGTCGGTGTCAATGAGTCCCCAACAAGGAATCTCATCCTGTAACGGGCCTTTCCAAAAAgaattctcttcttcagcaaaaTTTGTCGATCGAGAAATGCAATATTACAGCCCTTGCTGACGGACAGCAGATGGTGACCGTCGATGCCGCGGCAACTGACTACGAAAGCTGGAATGGAAGCGGTAGGCGCAGCAGATTATGCGTGTTCCAAGTGATCCACGTGTTGTCAGCCGGTATTCCATAACTCTAGGAGCAATACGCCTGTGGGATCAGCGAGGGAGTCGATTCAGATGGTGTATCCACGGCGAAAGCTCAGATTTTAGAGCCATTGCCTTGGAATGAGATGTTATATAGCGTCGTGCCAACGTTGATGTCATATTTGCATACGGTCGTCGTTACATCCCAAATGCTGATTGTGTAGTCATTTGAGGCTGACGTGAGTAGTGCGTTATCGGTCGAGAAGGCTGCTGACCAGACGATGCCATGGTGGCCTGTGAGTGTCTGAATACATGTTCCTGTGTTCATATCCCACATCTTCACAGTGTAGTCCCTTGATGCGGAGGCGAGCAGTGCGTCGTCGCAAGAGGACTCCATTGATCTCACATAGTCCTCATGGCCTTGCAACGCGTGAAGACACACCTTGAGCTATATCCCAGGTCTTGATGCTGTTATCCGTGATGCTGAAGCAAGTGTTTTGCCATATTGTGTAGAGGTTATTGAGCTGATGGCACTGTTATGACCAAGAGTGTTTTAATGCATACGCCTGTTACTGTGTCCAAGATCTTGATTGTCTTGTCCTCTGATGCCAAGCAAGCTTTATGCCATTTAACAAGAATGTCACTGACCGGACAGGCCCCCTATGACCTTGCAGGGTTTAAATGCGGTTTACCTGGCGGGTTAAACTAGATAACTAAGAGGTGTATTGTCGGTCGTGGTGGTTCCAGCAATTGCTACCATATTACGCGTCTAGCGAGTGTCGTCAGAGATGAAGCCGATCCGGTACGTGGTCTCTACGGTACAGATCGTAGGTGCACGTATATTGGGATCAAAAAGCTTGCATTCGTAAGATCTGGAGCCTAACGCCACTATATATAAGATCTTATGTCCTCGTCCTTCCTTCCCTGGGGACGTCGGGGCAGGTGTCCCCCAACAAAAATTCCTAAGGAATAAACGtagtaataattttaagtttatattagtaaagtaattataaaacctagtaagtaatataatattacaaCCTAATACACTTTGTTGCAACAGAGATATATACTACAGactaaataactaattataaataagttgATACTAATTgattattaacttttatattaacttcCAAATTTATTATAGTAATGTAATTGTCCTTCTCTCCAATTTATGCCATAACTTATCCCACGACCGCAGACTGTAATTGTGATCTGGGAAAACCCAATGAGCAGATCGAATAGGCGCTTCGCCAATACCAATACGGTAAAATGCGTTTGGACGATTGGGTACAGCGGTGAGAAGTAGAAACTGACATTTATAGAACAAGCCATCGCCCTCCCACTGCTTGATTCGGATGCAATAGGGCTGGTGAACAGCAACGTAAGCAAGTTGTTCATCCCGACTGATCTGTCCAGAGTCCGCTGTTATACGTGCAAAAGGTTGCCCGTCT is a window from the Trichoderma atroviride chromosome 5, complete sequence genome containing:
- a CDS encoding uncharacterized protein (EggNog:ENOG41~antiSMASH:Cluster_5.1), whose amino-acid sequence is MAEGSTNHQESLAAWNAHKSVGRIDTESTTHEFLRRAYPEYHITRTVPSKCDLLGYARAGHATSTRQFEDDLDATRVYRLPSSRMDEESGKLEDVVNFARWKYEWQGKDFIVYQLTYVNEFHQNIHFLFVLASNLPQFVHHGHHESTDALLLASGSWTKELHEEIWVYDNSEWIKSKGLWKSVQGSSWDDVVLNPAMKDKLVQDIEGFFNSREMYEKLKIPWKRGLIFHGVPGNGKTISIKAIINALAKRSHPVQSLYVKSLDACSGPKWSIKQIFRKARRMAPCLLIFEDLDSLVGDNTRSYFLNEVDGLESNDGILMIGSTNHIEQLDPAVTKRPSRFDRKYHFKLPDEDERIAYCHYWRQKFSESDTVDFPYEMCTIIAQLTQEYSFAYLKELFVTSLLLLARGGAEEFSEIKDAASSYFSKDAVCQSSSIVPAKTTTNGDNTNEDVTEPKSSEDTKQPTKRTVPEINIPVSLQDNILLSIIILQAKSLLEEMDHGSSSAAQKVSGASRPPRIRLPWTSILDEEDED
- a CDS encoding uncharacterized protein (EggNog:ENOG41~antiSMASH:Cluster_5.1~SMCOG1052:Terpene synthase/cyclase metal-binding domain protein); this encodes MLALSQFLYWIFFWDDEIDTGGELTEDREGTILCCAETNKCIDDCLGPEPNYTPPPGSRGTVEMLYPILRDLRAGLSPVSTMRLKQELHDYVNGVRNQQKVRQEDHLPNPWDHFQMRVDDVGVIPSITQNEYAMEFTLPDWIRRHEAMEEIVLQCTKLTILLNEILSLQKEFRVSQLENLCLLFMNTYDMSIEQSIHKVLGLLKDHYKICIEAEARLPWSTTDEKLNNNIREYIRGCQRLATGTACWSYNCERYFKLSQLNDQQELLLDLSRT